The Ptychodera flava strain L36383 chromosome 18, AS_Pfla_20210202, whole genome shotgun sequence sequence ataattggattttcatatttttcaaatttctcaaaacttttaggtgccctatagcttaaagttgcgatattacaaattactcataaaaacaagtgtgtaacttaaaaattaagcagatgagcttacatttgcagatcaaatagacattacttcaccatcgaattatccaaaattagttccaatcgtattattAGCTCGCCATCCAATTACCCCAAATAAGTTCCGATCGTGTTTAAGGTAATGTGTTTGTCTAGTACGCAAGTTTCCACGATGACCCCTAAGTGCAtgctattcttgatttcgaaagggaattataatttaaaattacCTTGACTCTggaaagttttggcaaaagtttcagtctttcgatttcgaggcgcaaactacctaATTTACTAATTCCGTATTCACCACACAGGTCTGTGGTATTTCGCTCACAGTAGATTATGCGCACTGTGACGTGCATAGAGCAGTAAATATGCCTTAAACaagaagttacaggaccgtagGAGCACAagagggggattactgatgatgcatccatttgcatacactgggcgggaggttttgaattctcatagcatcgttttgaccgtatgataaatttgaataatcgcGATGAACACTTTTGTGACATAttcaaagaggggtcaaatggtcgtacagggaacacattttgaaacatgcgCGTTCTCCGACAAAATACGGAAcattttttaggttttttttcgactcaagtttagtcgctatatattcataGATATCATATGCATGATTCAATGGCAATGAACACGTGAAGCATTACAAAATTATAGCATTCTGGGACCTAACATGGCACGTCCGATCGATAGCATGGCTTTTAGGACATTTGCATAGATTGACGATgatccggcttttataggggaagttcctctTTAAACCACGACTCGACCGGTCCAGTCTAAATTGTACTTTCGTGTTTATAACCTTGTCGTGACGTGCACTGTAAAAGGTACTAATCAAATCTCATTTCAAATTCAGTCCTCTTGACCTCTAACCTTCTGACGTCTTCCTTGTCTGCCAatatctttttttgttttttggctTCTGAAGGTTTCATCGGAGAATATGAAGACTACACTCTCGGCACAACGCTAACGGTAAAAATACATGGTAACTACATGAAGGATTTTCAAGCTGCCATATTACTTATACGTGATCCCTACAAATCACTTATAGCCGAATACAACCGTCGAATGGCGGGAAAGACAGGAACAGCATCCATGTCAGACTTCTTTAGTGAAGGTAACGTAATAAGCACGCATTCACAACGAATGTTTTAAGCACCCTATATGTGGAAAAGTTGTATAGTCTGTTCACTTGAGGAATGATAACGACACCGAATCCCGCGTACCATTCATTATCTAATGTTCATATTAATGGCCGtcaataaattgatacaatatgTAATAGGATGCAATACAATAGAATCATGATGTAAGAAAGTTATCATTGGCTGGCAgcaaattttactgaaatagcCATCGCTAATCATAACATTCATCTGAAAAAGAATGCACTTGTGATAATGCTATcacattgtcaaaagttaccATTCGGGCAGTGTAACGATGCCAAACCAATGATACCGCAGAATTCGggactttttgttttgttaaggTGACATTTCTCATAACATATGGGGATTCCCAAACATTAAACCCGGAAAGCACATCAATTATATCAAAGTCGCCGAGCCATATTTTTCATGATGTTCCCTAGTTTTTCATATATCGATAATTATTTTGTCGTATAATGTTTCAGTGAAAAAGTGGGAATCAACAGAGTACCGCACTGTCGCAGGATGTATACAATCACTTTATACGCATGCGTAATTCTAATAATGTATACTGATTGCCTGATAGCGACTAACGATATTGTCCTAAAACACCTCTTTCTGAGTCTGAATCACACTAATTTACCCCTGGTAACACTGACAAGATCCTAATTATCAACTAATCTGCTACAAATAATTTAGTAACCTCTTCTAAAAGCCATGtaaaacaatttcaaatattgaaatatttacccaaatattttacaaatagtTTAGATAAGCTACTGAGAGAAAAAGCTTTTACCTAACAAGCAGCGTATCAATATTTCCTTTCGCGGACATAATAAAGAAGCATGCTATGGAGAAGATTATATAATAAAATTTGCTGTACAGGATAATTCCAATCATGTATTTTCCTTTTATTCAGGGTGGAACCAATATTTGAACGAAAGAGCGCCAGTTTGGGAGACGCACGTTCTGCATTGGCTGAGCATCGAGAAGCCCTtacttgttattgattatttgAGCTTGAAGGAAGATACCATAGGTGAAATGTCAAAGATAACTGAATTCCTAAAAACTGGGATGACGGACACCAGAAGACAATGTCTGTTGAAGGATATGTCGGGATCGTTTCACAGAGAAGGCCAAAAGTCCGTCCCCGATGACCCTTTTACGGCAGATATGCATCTACAAATTGAAGGGTATATTGCAAACGTGAACGATAGGCTGAAACAATTGCACCTGCCACCTCTGCGAAGAGAATTCAGTGTTACAACCTGAATACACTATGTATAGTTACATGTATAGACtgatatatatagttatatatatgtagatataGTTATATAAATTTTagttatattttaaacattctgtCATTCTGATCTGATGATATTGTTTACACGTGAGTTGTACCATATTGTAGGATACGGtgtaaatacagtattttgaaatatataaaaaattctctgtgtgtgatgtgtgatagcgagtatgtGAGTGCGAGTACTTCATGAACTCGACAGCGTGTGaaagggtcgcagtcagaaaaattgcaacaacttagctcggttattgaaccattaTTTTATAAGAATGGCGATTTGGCCGAGCGATTTTGTTTAGTAATtatattcaaaataattattttcatcGCAAACCTTACTGTTACTTATGTGTGCCAATCGTTAAATCATGGCAAATACTTCCGTATGGCCTTCATAATGTCGACGATATTGATATTGACTATGCTTAACACCAGAGGGCACCCTGCAAACCAATAGCCAGACTCACTCCATCAGATTGCACCTGTATAGACAACAGTGCTTTCAGTATAGCGGGTGACAGACAGCATCATACGGACTTTGCTCATAAATGATTTGTTAAATATTCATAAGAACTTGGAAAGATGAATGACAGGAGTAGACAATTTTGGGAGAGACCCACAGGAATTTTTTTAATCATAAAGGCCAAGTTGCATCAGACAGTGTTCAGAAACCAGTCACATTTGTAGATCGAAGATACTAagtagttatatatatataagggaaTGTGTCCTATCGACAAAGCATGAAATGGCCAAGCATTGTCACATGACGCTGAGAAGGGCTGTTAAAGAACGAGGACACTGCACAGTCAATGTCGAAGATAACGGGTGCATTCACAAGATCAAATCCTATAAAGAGACACTGACCACGTGGTTGCTCATCCACTTTGTAGTGGAGCGTCTGGAAAATGCTGCAACAAAAACAGTTTGCATTAAATCCGATGCTTGAGCCAAATATGCAGGTGAATTCCTTGACGATATTATCCATCAAGGTTCTAAAACTGCAACATGAGTTCTTTCATGTTGCCCTACGCTTTCATAGAGATCCCGCTACACTGGTTTCTGATACTACTAAGAAATGTATCTAAACATACGAAAGAAAGGCCATATAACGGATTCCTTTTGAGAGAATTGGGcatggaatatatatatatatatatatatatatatatatatatatatatatatatatatatatatatatatatatatatatatatatgatatatgggCTAATGCACTTGAACTAATCAGAAAATCgtgctaccatctcagtaaaaGTTGCAGCGGCAGACAACCAGGAATGGTCAATGCATGTATCCTTAGTAGATTTTTCTCATTGGAGTGAACTTTTCAACGTTTTAAGCTATGCTTGTCACTCACACATATGCAATGACCGTGGAAACTCtgttgaaatcaaaatttgtcATTCAAGTTTTCCC is a genomic window containing:
- the LOC139116883 gene encoding sialate:O-sulfotransferase 2-like encodes the protein MRRRCFVALVGSVCMSLFLPMGLLVALPNIFLKKIHRRHDLSRTQYDNLNCSVSLSAEHTHPIVALASFPGSGNTWLRHLLELSTGIYTGSVFHSKILYTNGFIGEYEDYTLGTTLTVKIHGNYMKDFQAAILLIRDPYKSLIAEYNRRMAGKTGTASMSDFFSEGWNQYLNERAPVWETHVLHWLSIEKPLLVIDYLSLKEDTIGEMSKITEFLKTGMTDTRRQCLLKDMSGSFHREGQKSVPDDPFTADMHLQIEGYIANVNDRLKQLHLPPLRREFSVTT